The Pricia mediterranea genome includes a window with the following:
- a CDS encoding c-type cytochrome has product MKKLLVLFALGGLVIGCGESKKEEKKEGFEMNRTKKEDKTTEAKSEGVPVDMDNQGVGPFKDISFDSDIDQEMASAGEAKFSAICTACHMVDKRMIGPALKGVYERRSPAWVMNMIINPDGMLKEDPIAKALLEEYNNAIMLNQNLSEEETRNIAEYLRTL; this is encoded by the coding sequence ATGAAAAAGTTACTTGTATTGTTTGCCTTAGGCGGATTGGTCATCGGCTGTGGCGAATCAAAAAAGGAAGAAAAGAAAGAAGGTTTTGAAATGAACCGCACAAAAAAAGAGGATAAGACGACAGAGGCCAAAAGCGAAGGCGTGCCGGTCGATATGGACAATCAAGGGGTAGGTCCGTTCAAGGACATCTCCTTCGACAGTGACATCGACCAGGAAATGGCCTCCGCGGGAGAAGCCAAGTTCAGTGCCATCTGCACGGCCTGCCACATGGTCGATAAGCGTATGATCGGTCCCGCCCTTAAAGGCGTTTATGAAAGGAGAAGCCCGGCATGGGTGATGAACATGATCATCAATCCCGATGGCATGCTGAAAGAGGATCCGATTGCCAAGGCCCTGCTCGAGGAATATAACAACGCCATCATGTTAAATCAAAACCTGTCCGAAGAAGAAACCCGAAACATTGCGGAGTATCTACGAACGCTATAG
- a CDS encoding YheT family hydrolase, translating into MPLLPTDYNPPFWSRSGHLSTIYSGLFRRVVGLHQERERLELPDGDFLDLDWSFADRAASREMRSGEIPSEEMPSRRIATEKEASQGKTSHMVAILLHGLEGNAQRPYIVGSAKIFTEAGIDVCAVNFRGCSGETNRLFRSYHSGATEDLDAVVRHILSEKKYSDIYIKGISLGANMALKYVGEDREISKRIKAVIAVSTPCNLHSSLKELLKPKNFAYALRFRNHLVGKLLLKLPLFPDKITAEDIKSIKNLRDFDEIYTAPAHGFKNALDYYEQCSCRQFLPKVRVPSLIINAGNDSFLGPECYPVKEAEKYKMIHLETPKFGGHVGFVDSRNRYYSEKRAIKFLRELV; encoded by the coding sequence ATGCCGTTACTACCAACAGACTACAATCCCCCATTTTGGAGCAGAAGCGGGCACCTATCTACCATCTACTCTGGGCTCTTCCGAAGGGTAGTCGGGCTCCACCAAGAACGTGAACGGCTCGAACTGCCCGACGGCGATTTTCTGGATTTGGACTGGAGCTTTGCGGATCGCGCAGCATCAAGAGAAATGAGGTCGGGAGAAATACCATCCGAGGAAATGCCGTCCCGTAGAATTGCAACCGAGAAAGAGGCATCCCAAGGAAAAACATCCCATATGGTGGCCATTCTTCTTCACGGGTTGGAAGGGAATGCCCAACGCCCCTATATTGTCGGAAGCGCTAAGATCTTCACCGAGGCGGGCATCGATGTCTGCGCGGTCAACTTCAGGGGCTGTAGCGGAGAGACCAATCGGTTGTTCCGCTCGTACCATTCCGGGGCTACCGAAGATTTGGATGCCGTGGTACGACATATCCTAAGCGAGAAAAAATATAGCGATATCTATATCAAAGGCATCAGTTTAGGGGCGAACATGGCCTTAAAGTACGTTGGGGAGGACCGAGAAATATCCAAAAGAATAAAGGCGGTCATCGCCGTATCGACGCCCTGCAACCTCCATAGCTCCTTAAAGGAACTATTGAAGCCCAAAAACTTTGCTTATGCTCTACGGTTTCGGAACCATCTGGTAGGCAAACTGCTGCTAAAGTTGCCCCTTTTCCCCGATAAAATTACAGCGGAGGACATCAAAAGCATAAAGAACCTAAGAGATTTTGATGAAATTTATACCGCTCCGGCACACGGATTTAAGAATGCACTGGACTACTACGAGCAATGCAGCTGCCGTCAATTTTTACCGAAAGTAAGGGTGCCCTCCCTGATTATCAATGCGGGGAACGATTCGTTTCTGGGCCCCGAATGCTATCCGGTCAAGGAAGCTGAAAAGTACAAAATGATTCATTTAGAAACCCCAAAATTCGGCGGTCACGTGGGATTCGTCGATTCAAGGAATCGTTATTATTCCGAAAAAAGAGCAATAAAATTCCTGAGAGAGCTCGTTTAG
- a CDS encoding NAD(P)H-dependent flavin oxidoreductase, with protein sequence MSSKPSVKSVASPSFIKDLSLPAIAAPMFLISCPKLVVECCKAGIVGTFPALNQRTSEGFEAWLVEIKSELQKFEKETGRKPAPFGVNLIVHNTNPRVEADLKLCVKHQVPLIITSLGAVSEVVDAIHSYGGLVFHDIIKKRHAEKAQEAGVDGLILVAAGAGGHAGTTNPMTLVAEIKRFFNKTIILAGCISTGRDIASALQMGADLAYLGTRFINTEESKATDAYRKMIIDAGAGDVVYTAAISGVHANFLGASLQAAGITAEDLKKDTKIDFGKELDTEAKAWKTIWSAGQGSALIDDTLPVAELVERLKSEFKTSIEEQAKLLEKFKV encoded by the coding sequence ATGTCTTCGAAGCCGTCCGTTAAATCAGTAGCAAGCCCATCTTTTATTAAAGATCTTTCACTTCCCGCCATTGCCGCCCCCATGTTCTTGATTTCCTGTCCGAAATTGGTCGTCGAATGCTGTAAGGCGGGCATAGTAGGCACTTTTCCAGCCCTGAACCAGCGTACCAGCGAAGGTTTCGAGGCGTGGTTGGTCGAAATCAAGTCCGAACTTCAAAAATTCGAAAAGGAAACCGGCCGAAAGCCCGCCCCTTTCGGAGTCAACCTGATCGTGCACAACACCAACCCTAGGGTCGAGGCCGACCTTAAACTTTGCGTAAAGCATCAGGTACCTCTGATTATCACGTCATTGGGCGCGGTCAGCGAGGTGGTGGATGCGATACATAGTTACGGGGGACTCGTATTTCATGACATCATTAAAAAACGCCATGCGGAAAAGGCCCAGGAAGCGGGGGTGGACGGATTGATCTTGGTGGCAGCGGGAGCCGGCGGTCACGCGGGAACCACCAACCCGATGACTCTGGTGGCCGAAATCAAGCGATTCTTTAACAAGACAATCATTCTTGCCGGATGCATTTCCACCGGTCGCGATATCGCCTCGGCCCTTCAAATGGGGGCGGACCTCGCCTATCTCGGCACCCGCTTTATCAATACCGAGGAAAGCAAAGCTACCGATGCCTACCGTAAAATGATCATAGATGCAGGAGCCGGCGATGTGGTCTATACCGCAGCAATTTCCGGGGTACACGCCAACTTTTTGGGAGCTAGCCTTCAGGCCGCCGGCATCACGGCAGAAGATTTAAAAAAGGACACCAAAATCGATTTCGGAAAAGAGCTCGACACCGAGGCCAAGGCCTGGAAAACCATTTGGTCCGCCGGGCAGGGTTCCGCGCTTATCGACGATACCCTACCCGTCGCGGAACTGGTCGAGCGTTTAAAATCAGAGTTTAAGACCTCTATTGAAGAGCAGGCCAAGCTGTTGGAAAAATTCAAGGTCTAA
- a CDS encoding acyl-CoA thioesterase gives MFLKEFEIRWSDLDANRHMANSAYMNFMSHTRMAFLFELGFDQKTLAENQLGPVAFHELIYYFKEAFPGKPIKVSLEIKGMSEDAKFFEFRHNFYNHKGENFARCEMMGAWIDLRTRKLTGLTNEFLKAFSSAKKAGDFKALTKEDTRRFAEVPKDLGDVH, from the coding sequence ATGTTTCTAAAAGAATTCGAAATCCGTTGGAGCGACCTCGACGCCAATCGCCACATGGCGAATTCGGCCTATATGAATTTCATGAGCCATACCCGTATGGCTTTTTTGTTCGAATTGGGCTTTGACCAGAAAACCTTGGCAGAAAACCAGCTCGGTCCGGTAGCGTTCCACGAGTTAATTTATTATTTTAAGGAAGCATTTCCGGGAAAACCTATCAAGGTTTCCTTGGAGATTAAAGGGATGAGCGAGGACGCCAAGTTCTTCGAGTTCCGTCATAACTTCTACAACCACAAGGGAGAGAACTTTGCCCGCTGCGAGATGATGGGCGCCTGGATCGATCTTAGGACTCGTAAGCTCACCGGACTGACCAATGAATTTTTGAAAGCTTTCAGCAGTGCGAAAAAAGCTGGGGATTTTAAGGCGCTTACCAAAGAAGACACGCGGAGGTTTGCCGAAGTGCCCAAGGACTTAGGTGACGTTCATTAG
- a CDS encoding arsenate reductase family protein: MKKIYHLGTCNTCQRILKELQPVNDLKLQDIKTKNITESQLNEMKGLAGSYEALFSRRARLYREKGLHEKELSETDYKNLILKHYTFLKRPVIIVNDQIFIGNSKKTAAWAREALQD, from the coding sequence ATGAAAAAAATCTACCACCTCGGCACCTGCAACACCTGCCAACGTATCCTTAAAGAACTGCAACCTGTGAACGACCTGAAATTACAGGACATTAAAACAAAAAACATTACCGAGTCGCAACTCAATGAAATGAAGGGTCTTGCAGGAAGTTATGAGGCCCTTTTCAGTAGACGGGCCCGCCTATACCGCGAAAAAGGATTGCACGAGAAAGAGCTTTCCGAGACCGATTACAAAAACCTGATCTTGAAACACTATACTTTTCTGAAACGGCCGGTTATCATTGTCAATGACCAAATTTTTATCGGAAATAGCAAAAAAACCGCCGCTTGGGCCCGGGAAGCCCTACAGGACTAA
- a CDS encoding DinB family protein produces MDKVFDTTLQHRKLLHKILDNTPREQLLEIPSGFRNNIWWNIAHVVATQQLLVYKFSNLQMRVPDGLVEKFKKGTVPDGTATDEEIKVVGDFLISTADWAKEDYEKRLFEDYNEYTASVNVTLKNVEDAMTFNIFHEGIHLGTILGLQKVVKK; encoded by the coding sequence ATGGATAAAGTATTCGACACTACCTTACAGCACCGTAAACTCCTTCATAAAATATTGGACAACACGCCCAGGGAACAACTGTTGGAGATCCCTTCCGGGTTTCGCAATAACATTTGGTGGAACATCGCCCATGTGGTGGCAACCCAACAATTGCTGGTCTATAAATTCAGTAATCTGCAAATGCGGGTGCCGGATGGGCTCGTGGAAAAGTTCAAAAAAGGAACCGTACCCGACGGCACCGCCACCGACGAGGAAATCAAGGTTGTCGGCGATTTTCTGATCTCTACCGCGGATTGGGCAAAAGAGGATTATGAAAAGCGTCTGTTCGAGGACTACAACGAATATACCGCCAGTGTGAACGTCACCTTGAAAAATGTAGAGGATGCCATGACCTTCAATATCTTTCACGAGGGAATACACTTGGGTACGATACTCGGACTGCAAAAAGTGGTCAAAAAGTAG
- a CDS encoding DUF3298 and DUF4163 domain-containing protein — MKALLPCFLILLTLISCQEEEDKLTFERLRLDENPCTDCPEISIEIPRAIERTKTAAAINTALREEIIAMLLFDDEVEVSDLDDALISFSNGYAELQKRYADETTPWEAKIDGEIVYEDPKILTVQLDSYVFTGGAHGYSAKRFLNFDKQRGVELENWQLFQNRKDFQKYAETKFREQEGISSEAPINQTGLMFEQNRFYLPENIGFSEEGVKLLYNPYEVASYADGPIVLTLPFKEVKPYLTSNTKS; from the coding sequence ATGAAGGCCTTACTCCCCTGTTTTCTGATTCTTTTAACCCTTATCAGCTGTCAGGAAGAAGAGGATAAACTGACTTTTGAGCGGCTGCGTTTGGATGAAAACCCGTGTACGGATTGCCCCGAAATCTCGATCGAGATACCCCGGGCCATTGAACGTACCAAGACAGCGGCGGCCATCAACACGGCCTTACGGGAAGAGATTATTGCCATGCTGCTATTCGACGATGAGGTGGAAGTATCGGACCTTGACGACGCCCTGATTTCTTTTTCCAATGGATATGCGGAATTACAAAAAAGGTACGCGGACGAGACCACCCCGTGGGAAGCTAAAATCGATGGGGAAATCGTTTATGAAGACCCTAAAATACTGACCGTACAGCTCGATTCGTATGTTTTTACCGGGGGCGCCCACGGCTATAGTGCCAAACGCTTTTTGAACTTCGACAAACAAAGAGGCGTTGAACTCGAAAATTGGCAGCTCTTTCAAAACCGAAAGGATTTCCAGAAATACGCAGAGACCAAATTTCGCGAACAGGAGGGTATTTCCTCCGAAGCCCCTATAAACCAGACTGGGCTAATGTTCGAACAAAATAGGTTTTACCTGCCTGAAAACATCGGTTTTAGCGAAGAAGGTGTGAAGCTGCTGTACAACCCCTACGAAGTCGCTTCATATGCCGACGGACCGATTGTTCTGACCCTTCCGTTTAAGGAAGTCAAACCTTATTTGACATCCAACACAAAATCGTAA
- a CDS encoding cystathionine gamma-synthase, with the protein MDEKKLKFNTKTIHGGQHPDKAYGAVMPPIYQTSTYAQTTPGGHQGYEYSRSANPTRTALENALASIENGKFGLAFASGLAAMDAVIKLLNPGDEVVSTNDLYGGSYRLFKQVFEKYGIKFHFVGMQDADTIATYINENTKLIWVETPTNPMMNVIDIEGVSQIAKKHDVLLAVDNTFATPYLQTPLDMGADLVMHSATKYLGGHSDVVLGALVVNEKELADKLYFIQNASGAVCGPMDSFLALRGIKTLHVRMQRHCENGRAVAEYLNGHSEIDKVFWPGFETHPNHGIAKRQMNDYGGMVSFIPKSGNKKDAINIVEKLKVFTLAESLGGVESLAGHPASMTHASIPKEEREKSGVVDGLIRLSVGIEDAGDLIADLEQALKA; encoded by the coding sequence ATGGACGAAAAAAAGTTAAAATTCAATACCAAGACGATTCACGGCGGACAGCATCCCGATAAGGCGTATGGGGCCGTGATGCCGCCCATCTATCAAACCTCGACCTATGCCCAGACCACGCCGGGCGGCCATCAGGGTTATGAATATTCCCGAAGTGCCAATCCGACGCGTACCGCATTGGAAAACGCCTTGGCCAGCATAGAAAACGGCAAGTTCGGCCTGGCTTTTGCCAGTGGTTTGGCAGCAATGGACGCTGTTATCAAGTTGTTGAATCCCGGCGACGAGGTAGTATCGACCAACGATCTATACGGCGGCAGCTACCGGCTTTTTAAACAGGTCTTCGAAAAATACGGTATCAAGTTCCATTTTGTTGGCATGCAAGACGCCGATACCATAGCAACGTATATCAACGAAAACACCAAGCTCATCTGGGTCGAGACGCCCACCAACCCGATGATGAACGTGATCGACATCGAAGGGGTTTCGCAAATCGCGAAAAAACACGATGTTTTGTTGGCGGTAGACAATACCTTCGCGACCCCGTACCTGCAGACACCACTGGATATGGGCGCCGACCTGGTCATGCATTCGGCCACGAAATACCTTGGCGGGCATAGCGATGTGGTCTTGGGGGCGTTGGTGGTCAATGAAAAGGAGTTGGCCGACAAACTCTATTTTATACAGAACGCCAGTGGTGCCGTTTGCGGGCCGATGGACAGCTTTTTGGCCTTGCGTGGCATTAAGACCCTGCACGTTCGCATGCAGCGGCACTGCGAGAACGGTCGGGCGGTCGCCGAATATTTGAATGGCCATTCCGAGATAGACAAGGTCTTCTGGCCGGGTTTTGAAACCCATCCTAATCATGGGATAGCCAAACGACAGATGAACGATTATGGTGGTATGGTCTCCTTTATTCCAAAAAGCGGGAACAAAAAGGATGCGATCAACATCGTCGAAAAATTGAAGGTGTTCACGTTGGCCGAATCATTGGGCGGGGTAGAGAGTTTGGCGGGCCATCCGGCAAGTATGACCCACGCCAGCATTCCGAAAGAAGAGCGTGAGAAAAGTGGCGTTGTCGATGGCCTGATTCGATTAAGCGTTGGCATCGAGGATGCTGGAGACCTGATCGCAGATTTGGAGCAAGCCCTAAAAGCTTGA
- the gdhA gene encoding NADP-specific glutamate dehydrogenase, translating to MKANVQEFMANLEKRNSHEPEFMQAVQDVAESVIPYIAQHKIYNDKRILERMVEPERLISFRVVWYDDNNQIHVNRGYRVQMNSAIGPYKGGLRFHPSVNASILKFLAFEQVFKNSLTTLPMGGGKGGSDFDPKGKSNGEIMRFCQSFMTELCRHIGPFTDIPAGDIGVGAREVGFMFGTYKKIKNEFTGVLTGKGLSWGGSKIRPESTGYGTVYFAQSMLQTKNDDIEGKTVVISGSGNVAQYAAEKIIDLGGKVVALSDSGGYIYDSEGIDTEKLSFVMDLKNESYGRISEYAVEYPSAEYHEGQRPWAIPCDIALPCATENELNEDDAKTLLKNGCTCVSEGANMPSTPGAMRAFREAKILYAPGKASNAGGVSTSGLEMTQNSLRYSWVREKVDDRLRGIMENIHASCVEYGMEEDGHCNYVKGANIAGFVKVAEAMLAQGVI from the coding sequence ATGAAAGCAAATGTTCAGGAATTCATGGCCAACCTCGAGAAGCGAAACAGCCATGAACCCGAATTCATGCAAGCGGTGCAAGATGTAGCAGAATCGGTGATTCCTTACATTGCACAACATAAGATCTATAATGATAAACGGATTTTAGAGCGGATGGTAGAGCCGGAACGCCTTATATCCTTTCGTGTGGTCTGGTACGACGACAATAACCAGATTCATGTGAACCGTGGATATCGCGTACAGATGAATTCCGCTATCGGACCGTACAAGGGTGGGTTGCGGTTTCACCCCAGCGTGAATGCGAGTATTCTAAAATTTTTGGCATTCGAGCAAGTCTTCAAAAATAGTCTGACCACCTTGCCCATGGGCGGGGGCAAGGGAGGGTCCGATTTCGATCCAAAGGGGAAGTCGAATGGCGAAATCATGAGGTTCTGTCAATCATTTATGACCGAGCTTTGCCGCCATATTGGTCCGTTTACCGACATTCCTGCCGGGGACATTGGGGTCGGTGCCCGGGAGGTAGGTTTTATGTTCGGCACCTACAAAAAGATTAAGAACGAGTTTACCGGGGTACTTACCGGGAAGGGACTTTCGTGGGGCGGATCGAAAATACGGCCTGAATCGACGGGATACGGAACGGTTTATTTCGCGCAGAGCATGCTTCAGACCAAAAATGACGATATTGAGGGTAAAACTGTGGTAATTTCAGGATCGGGGAACGTGGCACAATACGCCGCGGAAAAGATTATCGATTTGGGCGGTAAGGTCGTAGCCCTTTCCGATTCGGGGGGGTATATCTATGATTCGGAAGGCATCGATACGGAAAAACTAAGCTTTGTGATGGACCTTAAAAACGAAAGTTACGGACGAATTTCGGAATATGCCGTAGAATATCCGTCCGCAGAATATCACGAAGGGCAAAGACCTTGGGCGATACCCTGTGATATAGCATTACCCTGTGCCACGGAGAATGAACTCAATGAGGATGATGCCAAGACTCTATTGAAGAACGGTTGTACCTGTGTTTCGGAAGGTGCCAATATGCCTTCCACCCCAGGGGCTATGCGCGCTTTTCGGGAAGCCAAAATCCTATACGCCCCCGGGAAGGCCTCGAATGCCGGTGGCGTCTCTACCTCGGGCCTCGAAATGACCCAAAATTCATTGCGTTACAGTTGGGTTCGGGAAAAAGTAGACGATCGACTCCGTGGAATCATGGAAAATATCCACGCATCCTGCGTGGAATATGGGATGGAGGAAGATGGCCATTGCAACTACGTAAAGGGAGCCAACATCGCCGGATTTGTAAAAGTCGCGGAAGCTATGCTAGCCCAAGGGGTAATATAG
- the recO gene encoding DNA repair protein RecO, whose product MPITTKAIVLTSLKYGDTSLIVRAFTASDGMKSYLLKGVMSSKKRKLKSAYFQPLAQLEIVADHKNKGTLERIREARIHYAYQTVHSDMAKNATTLFLAETLGYCIREEERNQGLFEFLEASLQWLDTHSQTANFHCHFLIQLTKYLGFYPDTSDMHASCFDLMEGEFTDTPSLHPVLTGENLGNFKSFMGMHFDAIHTIKMNKTGRRELLQSLVLYFELHLQGFRKPKSLAVLNEVFG is encoded by the coding sequence ATGCCAATAACTACGAAGGCCATAGTGCTGACCTCCTTGAAATATGGCGACACAAGCCTTATTGTAAGGGCGTTCACGGCATCCGATGGCATGAAAAGTTACTTGCTGAAAGGAGTGATGTCCTCAAAAAAGAGGAAATTAAAATCCGCTTATTTCCAACCCCTTGCACAGTTGGAAATTGTCGCAGACCATAAGAATAAAGGCACTCTAGAGCGTATTCGGGAAGCCCGGATCCATTACGCATACCAAACGGTACATAGCGATATGGCCAAAAATGCCACGACACTTTTTTTGGCCGAGACGCTAGGGTATTGTATTCGTGAGGAAGAACGGAACCAGGGGCTCTTCGAGTTTTTGGAGGCTTCTTTGCAATGGCTGGACACCCATAGCCAAACTGCCAATTTTCACTGTCATTTCTTGATTCAACTTACCAAATACCTGGGATTCTACCCCGACACCTCCGATATGCATGCCTCGTGCTTTGATTTGATGGAGGGCGAGTTTACTGACACCCCATCACTGCATCCGGTACTGACGGGGGAAAATCTTGGGAACTTCAAATCGTTCATGGGCATGCATTTTGATGCGATACATACTATCAAAATGAACAAAACCGGCCGGCGGGAGCTTTTGCAGTCCTTAGTCCTGTATTTTGAACTACATTTACAGGGCTTTCGAAAACCGAAGTCCCTTGCCGTCTTAAACGAAGTCTTCGGGTAA
- a CDS encoding TonB-dependent receptor plug domain-containing protein, with protein sequence MKWNFLVFSLVFIQVLSAQQITVMDEEDQQPIANVAVYNTARSKTVLTNSNGRCDLSSFDGKERITFKRLGYTPWRTTKNRILRHSNVVYLTMKAEELEGVILSVSKWEQQKKDIPNKIVALDARDISFTHPQTSADLLQNSGKVFVQKSQLGGGSPTIRGFATNRLLLSVDGVRMNNAIFRGGNLQNVISIDPFTVKKTEVIFGPGSVIYGSDAIGGVMNFYTNDAVLAHGNDLAVSGNAAYRFASVNTENTLHFDLNLGKKKWASLTSASYTDFGNLWMGGHGPDSYLRKNYVTRSNGEDVLVSNKNPREQRPTGYRQFNLMQKVQYRPNARWNYKLGIHYSETSDYARYDRLIRPNKEGSGLRSAEWYYGPQKWFMGNLQLEKKGKNVFYDAFKVTTAYQHFEESRNDRGFQDRIRFTTEEVVDAFSLNLDFENKKIGDLRLYYGAEYIFNKIRSDGSQRNIETDQLADAPSRYPDGSSWQSAAGYINGEYKARPNFTLLTGLRYNHVWIDAVFDTSFYPFPFDNANLDNGALTGSVGLSWFPKENLQLTLNGSTGFRAPNIDDTGKIFDSEPGGVVVPNPDLEPEYAYNLELGVYKNFNDKLTLRGATYYTYLVDALVRRDYRFDGASQIEYNGELSDVQAIQNAAMAFVYGFEFGLEAFLFEQWSLVSNLTLTEGMEEEEDGIESPARHVPPTFGDFHVIWTEQGWKFDLFLNYNGEISYDDLAASERKKTYIYATDKRGRPYSPSWYTLNFRSQFAISNAVKASVSLENITDQRYRSYSSGITAPGRNLVLGLGWRF encoded by the coding sequence ATGAAATGGAACTTTCTCGTATTTTCCTTGGTTTTTATCCAGGTATTATCCGCACAGCAGATTACGGTCATGGATGAGGAAGATCAACAGCCCATTGCCAATGTGGCCGTTTACAATACGGCACGCTCTAAAACCGTGCTGACCAACAGCAACGGAAGATGTGACCTTTCATCTTTTGATGGCAAGGAACGCATAACTTTCAAACGCTTAGGCTATACCCCTTGGCGTACTACAAAAAACCGGATTCTTAGACATTCAAATGTGGTATACCTCACGATGAAGGCCGAGGAACTCGAGGGGGTGATACTTTCGGTCTCGAAATGGGAACAACAGAAAAAAGACATCCCCAACAAGATAGTGGCCCTCGATGCGCGTGATATTTCCTTTACGCATCCGCAAACCTCGGCAGATCTATTGCAAAATAGCGGAAAGGTATTCGTTCAAAAAAGCCAATTGGGTGGTGGAAGTCCCACGATTCGGGGCTTCGCAACCAACCGTTTGTTGCTTTCGGTGGATGGAGTGCGTATGAACAACGCCATCTTCAGGGGCGGCAACCTACAGAATGTGATTTCGATCGACCCCTTTACGGTCAAAAAGACCGAAGTGATCTTCGGACCAGGTTCGGTGATTTACGGGAGCGATGCCATCGGGGGCGTGATGAATTTTTATACCAATGACGCCGTTCTTGCCCATGGGAACGATTTGGCCGTTTCTGGGAATGCCGCTTATCGGTTTGCCTCCGTTAATACCGAGAATACCTTGCACTTCGATCTCAATCTTGGCAAGAAAAAATGGGCTTCTTTGACCAGTGCCTCCTATACCGATTTTGGCAACCTTTGGATGGGCGGACACGGTCCGGATTCCTATCTACGAAAAAACTATGTGACCCGGAGCAACGGGGAAGATGTTTTGGTCTCCAACAAGAACCCTAGGGAACAACGTCCGACGGGATATCGTCAGTTTAACCTGATGCAGAAAGTGCAGTATCGGCCGAACGCGAGGTGGAACTATAAATTGGGAATTCATTATTCCGAAACTTCCGACTACGCCCGATACGACCGTTTGATCCGACCCAACAAGGAGGGCAGCGGGTTGCGGTCTGCGGAATGGTACTACGGCCCCCAAAAATGGTTTATGGGGAACCTGCAGCTCGAAAAAAAAGGGAAGAATGTCTTTTATGACGCCTTCAAAGTGACCACGGCCTATCAACATTTTGAGGAAAGCCGTAATGACCGGGGGTTTCAAGATCGAATTCGTTTTACGACAGAGGAAGTGGTCGATGCCTTCTCCCTCAATCTCGATTTCGAGAATAAAAAAATAGGGGACTTAAGGCTGTACTACGGTGCGGAGTATATTTTCAATAAAATCCGATCCGACGGTAGCCAACGGAATATTGAAACCGATCAGTTGGCCGATGCCCCCTCGAGATATCCCGACGGTTCGAGCTGGCAGAGCGCTGCTGGCTATATCAATGGGGAATACAAGGCCAGGCCCAATTTCACGTTACTTACCGGGTTACGCTATAACCATGTATGGATCGATGCCGTTTTTGACACGTCATTCTATCCTTTTCCGTTTGACAATGCGAACTTGGACAACGGAGCACTAACGGGTAGCGTTGGGTTGAGCTGGTTTCCTAAGGAAAACCTTCAGCTTACCTTGAACGGATCGACCGGATTTCGGGCGCCGAACATCGACGACACCGGCAAGATATTCGATTCCGAGCCCGGCGGGGTTGTCGTGCCCAATCCTGATCTAGAACCCGAATATGCCTACAACCTCGAATTAGGAGTTTATAAGAATTTCAACGATAAACTGACCTTAAGGGGGGCCACCTATTATACCTATTTGGTAGATGCTCTAGTAAGAAGGGATTATCGCTTCGATGGGGCTTCCCAGATTGAATACAATGGGGAGCTTAGCGATGTTCAGGCGATACAGAATGCTGCCATGGCCTTCGTTTACGGATTCGAGTTCGGGCTGGAAGCTTTTCTCTTCGAACAGTGGTCCCTCGTTTCCAACCTTACATTGACCGAAGGGATGGAAGAAGAGGAAGACGGCATCGAATCTCCCGCCAGGCATGTGCCTCCGACTTTCGGGGATTTTCATGTTATTTGGACTGAACAAGGGTGGAAGTTTGATCTGTTCTTGAATTACAACGGGGAGATATCCTATGATGACCTTGCGGCATCCGAACGTAAAAAGACCTACATCTACGCCACCGATAAGAGGGGCAGGCCGTACTCCCCTTCGTGGTACACCTTGAATTTTCGTTCCCAGTTCGCGATTTCCAATGCCGTAAAAGCTTCCGTCAGTCTTGAAAACATCACAGATCAGCGCTACCGCTCGTATTCCTCTGGTATTACCGCGCCGGGCAGAAACCTGGTGTTGGGTTTGGGATGGCGGTTTTAG